The proteins below are encoded in one region of Sulfitobacter sp. SK012:
- the folK gene encoding 2-amino-4-hydroxy-6-hydroxymethyldihydropteridine diphosphokinase yields MLLALGSNVASSFGNPSETLRVAVELLKKRDLVIRKISRFYRTPAFPAGNGPDYVNAAAELICDCDAATALAHLHAVEGEMERTRELRWGQRTLDLDLLAMGDSVLPDAAIHQYWRDLPLDMQKTLTPEQLILPHPRLQDRGFVLVPLMDVAPDWRHPLLGKTVRQLCAALPEAAKNEVIALD; encoded by the coding sequence ATGCTCTTAGCGCTTGGATCTAACGTAGCGTCATCTTTCGGGAATCCAAGCGAAACTCTTCGCGTTGCGGTTGAATTGCTCAAAAAAAGAGACCTGGTGATTCGCAAGATCAGCAGATTTTACCGCACACCCGCGTTTCCTGCGGGAAATGGGCCCGACTATGTTAATGCCGCAGCCGAGCTGATTTGCGATTGTGATGCCGCAACGGCACTGGCGCATCTGCATGCCGTTGAGGGAGAGATGGAACGGACACGGGAGTTACGCTGGGGGCAACGCACGCTGGATCTGGATTTGTTGGCGATGGGCGATTCGGTGCTCCCGGATGCCGCGATTCACCAATATTGGCGCGATTTGCCGCTGGATATGCAGAAAACCCTGACTCCGGAGCAGCTGATCTTGCCGCACCCTAGGTTGCAAGACCGTGGCTTTGTCTTGGTTCCATTGATGGATGTAGCGCCAGACTGGCGGCATCCGTTGCTTGGTAAGACAGTGCGACAGCTTTGTGCGGCGCTGCCAGAGGCCGCCAAAAACGAGGTAATTGCGCTGGATTAG
- a CDS encoding DUF1491 family protein gives MPRLTARFWVDAYLARLRIQDIPGFVVAHGDDTGGAVLVKLNTLDGQAVLFQRSFDLMTGDRRWVELAAGAEAEIDEVANRQRGFDPDLWIIEVEDRAGRHLLDAEGLG, from the coding sequence GTGCCTCGTCTGACTGCACGTTTCTGGGTGGACGCCTATTTGGCGCGTTTGCGAATCCAAGACATCCCTGGATTTGTTGTAGCACACGGGGATGATACTGGCGGCGCGGTATTGGTTAAGCTGAACACGCTCGACGGACAGGCGGTCTTGTTTCAACGCTCATTTGATTTGATGACGGGCGATCGAAGGTGGGTCGAACTGGCTGCAGGCGCTGAGGCGGAAATCGATGAGGTTGCTAATCGGCAACGTGGGTTTGACCCTGATCTTTGGATCATCGAAGTGGAGGACCGCGCGGGGCGGCACCTGCTGGACGCCGAAGGGTTAGGCTGA
- the ispH gene encoding 4-hydroxy-3-methylbut-2-enyl diphosphate reductase, translating into MSKQPLTLYLAAPRGFCAGVDRAIKIVEMALQKWGAPVYVRHEIVHNKFVVDGLRDKGAVFVEELSECPDDRPVIFSAHGVPKSVPNAAQARNMVYVDATCPLVSKVHIEAQRHADAGLQMIMIGHEGHPETVGTMGQLPDGDVLLVETPQDVATVDVRDPNQLAYVTQTTLSVDDTADIVAALQARFPKIVGPHKEDICYATTNRQEAVKAMAPKCDAMLVVGAPNSSNSRRLVEVGARAGCAYAQLVQRAGDIDWRALSGIQSIGITAGASAPEILINEVIDAFKERFDVTTEMVETAVENVEFKIPRVLRTPG; encoded by the coding sequence ATGAGCAAACAACCCCTGACCCTTTATCTGGCCGCCCCTCGGGGATTTTGCGCAGGCGTGGATCGCGCCATCAAGATCGTCGAGATGGCGTTGCAAAAATGGGGCGCACCGGTCTATGTGCGCCACGAAATTGTTCATAATAAATTCGTCGTTGATGGCCTGCGTGACAAGGGCGCTGTCTTTGTCGAAGAGCTGTCAGAATGCCCTGACGACCGGCCCGTTATCTTTTCCGCCCATGGCGTTCCTAAATCAGTGCCGAATGCAGCGCAGGCGCGCAATATGGTCTATGTCGATGCCACCTGCCCGTTGGTCAGCAAAGTACACATCGAAGCCCAGCGCCATGCCGATGCAGGCTTGCAGATGATCATGATTGGCCACGAAGGCCACCCCGAAACGGTGGGCACAATGGGGCAATTGCCCGACGGCGATGTGCTGCTGGTCGAAACACCGCAGGACGTGGCTACGGTTGATGTCCGTGACCCCAATCAGTTGGCCTATGTGACCCAAACCACACTCAGCGTCGATGACACCGCCGACATCGTCGCAGCCCTTCAGGCCCGCTTTCCAAAGATCGTCGGACCGCACAAAGAAGATATTTGTTACGCCACAACCAACCGACAAGAGGCGGTCAAGGCGATGGCCCCTAAATGTGACGCGATGCTTGTCGTGGGCGCGCCCAATTCGTCGAATTCCCGCAGGTTGGTCGAAGTCGGTGCGCGAGCGGGCTGCGCTTATGCGCAACTGGTCCAACGCGCAGGTGACATCGATTGGCGTGCCTTGAGCGGGATCCAGAGCATCGGCATCACCGCCGGTGCCTCAGCCCCTGAAATCCTCATCAACGAGGTTATCGACGCCTTCAAAGAGCGTTTCGACGTGACTACGGAAATGGTTGAAACAGCCGTCGAAAACGTTGAGTTCAAAATCCCACGTGTGCTCCGCACGCCGGGATGA
- the rpoZ gene encoding DNA-directed RNA polymerase subunit omega: MARVTVEDCVDKVPNRFELVMLAAHRAREISAGSAVTVDRDNDKNPVVSLREIADETQSASDLRERLIESNQNQIEVDEPEEDAMALLMGAEQDKPEEDSMSEEMLLRQLMAAQGQS; the protein is encoded by the coding sequence ATGGCACGCGTAACCGTTGAAGATTGTGTAGATAAGGTCCCGAACCGGTTTGAACTGGTGATGTTGGCAGCCCATCGTGCACGCGAAATCTCTGCCGGGTCGGCGGTGACTGTCGATCGGGACAACGACAAAAACCCCGTTGTGTCGCTTCGCGAGATTGCGGACGAAACTCAGTCTGCCTCCGATCTGCGTGAGCGTCTGATCGAAAGCAATCAAAACCAGATTGAAGTCGATGAGCCCGAAGAGGACGCAATGGCGCTTCTTATGGGTGCTGAGCAAGACAAGCCAGAAGAGGACAGCATGTCCGAAGAGATGCTGTTGCGGCAACTCATGGCAGCACAAGGCCAAAGCTGA
- the lepB gene encoding signal peptidase I, with product MAAKEQTGNAIVETVKTVVYALLIAGVFRTLFFQPFWIPSGSMKETLLIGDFLFVNKMAYGYSYSSCPSIPAVGLDAQKLCGFLDGDNTRIWGGDPERGDVVVFRHPIAGSDYIKRLVGLPGDTVQVTGGVLILNGTPVELEDDGDFSELMELQGPQGLRPRCENGAVGQGGTCIKSRQIETLPGGVSHPILNIGNQQSDNTGIYTVPARHYFFMGDNRDNSADSRLAQQAGGVGFVPYENLIGRADRIMFSSAGRSMLFFWTWRSDRFFKAVR from the coding sequence ATGGCCGCCAAGGAACAGACCGGCAATGCCATTGTCGAAACCGTCAAAACCGTTGTCTACGCTCTGCTGATTGCGGGCGTATTTCGCACGTTGTTTTTTCAGCCTTTCTGGATCCCATCGGGGTCGATGAAAGAGACTTTGCTGATCGGTGATTTCCTCTTTGTAAACAAGATGGCGTATGGGTATTCCTACTCCTCTTGTCCCTCCATACCGGCTGTCGGACTTGATGCGCAAAAGCTGTGTGGATTCCTCGATGGGGACAACACGCGCATCTGGGGCGGTGACCCTGAGCGCGGTGATGTTGTGGTGTTTCGCCATCCGATCGCGGGTAGCGATTATATCAAGCGTTTGGTAGGACTGCCGGGCGACACTGTTCAGGTCACGGGCGGCGTGCTGATCCTCAATGGAACACCGGTTGAGTTAGAAGATGACGGTGACTTTTCTGAGCTGATGGAATTGCAGGGACCACAAGGTTTGCGCCCGCGCTGCGAAAACGGCGCAGTGGGGCAAGGCGGCACCTGCATCAAAAGCCGCCAAATTGAGACATTGCCCGGCGGCGTCAGCCACCCGATTTTAAACATTGGGAATCAGCAATCTGACAATACGGGCATCTACACGGTGCCTGCTAGGCATTATTTCTTTATGGGCGACAACCGCGATAACTCTGCTGACAGCCGGCTTGCACAGCAAGCTGGTGGCGTTGGCTTTGTGCCTTATGAGAACCTCATCGGTCGCGCAGACCGGATCATGTTTAGTTCCGCAGGTCGTTCAATGTTGTTCTTTTGGACATGGCGCTCAGATCGCTTTTTCAAAGCGGTCCGGTGA
- a CDS encoding DUF2062 domain-containing protein, translated as MIFKRRNPKPMLRAMAEFMWPRGGWARAFHYVKHRMRRLPDSPERIARGIWAGVFTTFTPFYGLHFIVAGLASRVMRGNLLAALMATFFGNPLTYVPIGLTSLKSGHWLLGTQMDAEVHRSFGGKFADAGSDLWFNILAIFSDREADWRGLIVFWNEVFYPYLIGGIIPGIICGSIAYYLSVPLIRAYQKRRKGAIKAKFEALKQKAAAKADAKRKAD; from the coding sequence GTGATTTTCAAGCGCAGAAATCCCAAGCCAATGTTGCGCGCCATGGCGGAGTTCATGTGGCCGCGTGGCGGTTGGGCGCGTGCGTTTCACTATGTCAAACACCGGATGCGCCGTTTGCCTGACAGCCCGGAACGTATTGCGCGCGGCATCTGGGCGGGAGTTTTCACCACCTTTACACCGTTCTATGGATTGCATTTTATCGTTGCAGGCTTGGCGTCAAGGGTCATGCGGGGCAATCTTCTGGCAGCCTTGATGGCGACGTTTTTTGGCAATCCATTGACCTATGTGCCGATTGGGCTGACATCGCTTAAGTCCGGGCACTGGCTTTTGGGAACCCAAATGGACGCGGAAGTTCACCGGTCGTTTGGGGGTAAATTCGCGGATGCGGGCAGCGATTTATGGTTTAATATCCTCGCGATCTTTAGCGACCGAGAGGCCGACTGGCGTGGGCTTATCGTGTTCTGGAACGAGGTTTTTTACCCCTACCTGATTGGCGGAATAATTCCGGGTATTATTTGTGGATCCATTGCTTACTATTTGTCAGTCCCGCTGATCCGCGCCTACCAGAAACGCCGCAAGGGCGCGATCAAGGCGAAATTTGAGGCCCTGAAACAAAAGGCGGCCGCCAAGGCTGACGCCAAGCGAAAAGCCGACTAG
- a CDS encoding RelA/SpoT family protein, translated as MTITADDLIALVRAYNPKTNESLIREAFAYGARMHDGQLRHSGEAYFTHPVAVAAILSEQKLDDATIITALLHDTIEDTKASYSEVEKIFGNEVAELVDGVTKLTNLQLHSNETKQAENFRKLFMAMSKDMRVILVKLSDRLHNMRTIKSMRPDKQSQKARETMDIYAPLAGRMGMQWMREELEDLAFRVLNPEGRASIIRRFITLQRETGDVIQRITTDMRGELEKGVIEADVFGRAKKPYSIWRKMQEKELSFSRLSDIYGFRIITETEEDCYRTLGAIHQRWRAVPGRFKDYISQPKTNGYRSIHTTVSGRDGKRVEVQIRTQQMHDVAETGVAAHWSYRDGVRSKNPFAVDPAKWIAQLTEQFDAEENHEDFLEAVKLEMYADKVFCFTPKGEVVKLPRGATPIDFAYAIHTRIGSACVGAKIDGMRVPLWTRIKNGQSVEIITAQGQTPQVTWLDVATTGKAKSAIRRSLREVDRERFIKLGRELARSAFEHVGKRATDKALSAAARNMRLKNADELLALLGSAELTGREAVQSVYPDLLPERGDHVDHRRAVVGLEPGQSFDRAPCCQPLPGERIIGITFRGRGVTVHAIDCERLSLYESQPERWLDLRWHDGSHAAVYGVTLDLTIGNDAGVLGRICTLIGEAAANISDLSFMERKSDFFRLFIHVDLRNVEHLHSLMLTLEAESHVAEIVRFRDPSAGGPVGDKPAKQDARSDA; from the coding sequence ATGACAATCACTGCCGACGACCTGATTGCCCTCGTTCGGGCCTATAACCCGAAAACCAATGAATCATTGATCCGTGAGGCATTTGCCTACGGCGCGCGGATGCACGACGGTCAGTTGCGCCACTCCGGGGAAGCGTATTTTACGCATCCCGTCGCAGTCGCAGCCATCCTATCAGAGCAAAAACTTGACGATGCCACCATCATCACGGCGTTGTTGCATGACACCATCGAGGATACCAAGGCGTCCTACTCAGAGGTCGAAAAGATCTTTGGGAATGAGGTTGCTGAGCTTGTTGATGGGGTCACCAAACTTACCAATCTGCAGCTACATTCCAATGAAACCAAGCAAGCCGAGAACTTTCGCAAGCTGTTTATGGCGATGTCCAAGGACATGCGGGTTATTTTGGTCAAGCTGAGTGACCGTCTGCACAACATGCGTACGATCAAATCCATGCGCCCTGACAAACAAAGCCAGAAGGCGCGTGAGACGATGGACATCTATGCGCCACTTGCAGGTCGCATGGGGATGCAATGGATGCGCGAAGAGCTGGAGGATTTGGCGTTTCGTGTGCTGAATCCCGAAGGCCGGGCCAGCATCATTCGGCGTTTCATCACCTTGCAACGCGAAACGGGCGACGTGATCCAGCGTATCACCACGGACATGCGCGGCGAGCTGGAAAAGGGCGTGATCGAGGCGGATGTATTTGGCCGTGCGAAAAAACCCTATTCGATATGGCGAAAGATGCAGGAAAAAGAGCTTTCGTTTTCGCGGCTGTCTGACATTTACGGCTTTCGGATTATCACGGAAACTGAAGAAGACTGTTACCGGACGCTTGGCGCTATTCATCAACGTTGGCGGGCGGTACCGGGTCGCTTCAAAGATTACATCAGCCAACCCAAAACCAACGGGTACCGTTCGATCCACACAACTGTTTCAGGACGCGACGGAAAGCGGGTTGAGGTGCAAATTCGCACGCAACAAATGCATGACGTAGCGGAAACCGGCGTGGCTGCGCATTGGTCGTATCGCGACGGTGTGCGCTCGAAGAACCCTTTTGCTGTGGATCCGGCCAAGTGGATTGCTCAGCTGACCGAACAGTTTGACGCTGAAGAAAACCACGAAGATTTCCTCGAGGCGGTTAAACTTGAGATGTATGCCGACAAGGTGTTCTGCTTTACCCCCAAGGGTGAAGTGGTCAAGTTGCCACGTGGCGCGACGCCTATCGATTTTGCCTATGCGATCCATACGCGTATTGGGTCGGCTTGTGTTGGGGCAAAGATCGACGGAATGCGGGTGCCGTTGTGGACCCGGATCAAAAACGGTCAGTCGGTTGAGATCATCACCGCGCAGGGCCAGACGCCACAGGTCACTTGGCTGGATGTCGCTACGACGGGCAAGGCGAAGTCAGCGATCCGTCGGTCCTTGCGAGAAGTCGATCGCGAACGGTTTATCAAGCTCGGGCGTGAGCTCGCGCGCTCTGCTTTTGAGCATGTGGGAAAGCGCGCCACGGACAAAGCGCTATCCGCAGCTGCGCGCAATATGCGGCTTAAAAACGCGGATGAGCTTTTGGCGTTGTTGGGCAGTGCAGAATTGACCGGACGCGAAGCCGTGCAATCAGTCTATCCTGATTTGTTGCCGGAACGCGGGGATCATGTTGACCATCGGCGCGCAGTTGTGGGGCTTGAGCCGGGCCAGTCTTTTGACCGCGCACCTTGCTGCCAGCCTTTGCCAGGCGAGCGGATTATTGGGATCACGTTCCGGGGCAGGGGCGTGACAGTCCATGCTATCGATTGCGAACGGCTTAGTCTGTACGAAAGTCAACCTGAGCGGTGGCTTGATCTGCGTTGGCATGACGGCAGCCACGCAGCTGTTTATGGGGTAACGCTGGACCTGACGATCGGGAATGATGCTGGGGTATTGGGCCGCATCTGTACGCTCATCGGCGAAGCGGCGGCTAATATATCTGATCTGAGCTTTATGGAGCGTAAATCAGATTTCTTCCGGCTGTTTATTCATGTTGATTTGCGCAATGTTGAACATCTGCATTCCTTGATGCTGACGCTTGAAGCCGAAAGCCACGTCGCGGAAATCGTTCGGTTTCGCGACCCTTCGGCTGGGGGGCCTGTGGGCGACAAACCTGCAAAACAAGACGCTAGGTCCGACGCGTGA
- a CDS encoding LabA-like NYN domain-containing protein: protein MFYKDERLALFIDGSNLYAAAKTLGFDIDYKLLRQEFMRRGKLLRAFYYTALLENDEYSPIRPLVDWLHYNGYSMVTKPAKEYTDSMGRRKVKGNMDIELAVDAMELAPHVDHIVIFSGDGDFRPLVESLQRKGVRVSVVSTIRSQPPMISDDLRRQADNFIELEDLRDVVGRPPREPISGPSAD, encoded by the coding sequence ATGTTTTATAAAGACGAGCGTCTTGCCCTCTTCATTGACGGCTCCAATCTGTATGCCGCAGCCAAGACCCTCGGTTTTGACATCGACTATAAGCTCCTTCGTCAGGAATTTATGCGGCGCGGCAAACTCCTGCGGGCCTTCTATTACACCGCTTTGCTCGAGAACGACGAATATTCACCCATACGTCCGCTCGTTGATTGGCTGCACTATAATGGCTATTCCATGGTTACGAAGCCGGCCAAGGAATATACCGACAGCATGGGCCGCCGGAAGGTGAAGGGAAACATGGATATCGAGCTTGCGGTAGACGCAATGGAACTCGCTCCTCATGTTGACCACATCGTAATTTTCTCTGGTGATGGCGATTTCCGCCCACTTGTTGAATCACTTCAGCGTAAGGGTGTCCGTGTTTCGGTCGTCTCCACCATCCGAAGCCAACCACCGATGATCTCTGATGATCTGCGCCGCCAGGCCGATAACTTCATCGAACTCGAAGACCTTCGTGACGTCGTGGGCCGCCCTCCTCGTGAGCCAATTAGTGGCCCATCTGCCGACTAG
- a CDS encoding pyridoxine 5'-phosphate synthase has protein sequence MVEHKKLRLGVNIDHVATVRNARGGAYPDPLRAAQIAQEAGADGITAHLREDRRHISDADIEGLMEVLNVPLNFEMAATEEMQKIALRHKPHAVCLVPEKREERTTEGGLEVAREENRLAHFIAPLREAGSRVSIFIAADQRQIEAANRIGAEIIELHTGAYCDAFAEGNWTEAQKELKRLAEMSTFADELGLEVHAGHGLTYDTVSPVAAFPEVRELNIGHFLIGEAIFLGLEPAIKEMRQLMDLAREDL, from the coding sequence ATGGTTGAGCATAAGAAACTTAGGCTTGGCGTTAACATTGACCACGTGGCGACCGTGCGCAACGCGCGAGGCGGGGCCTATCCTGATCCACTGCGGGCAGCACAGATCGCACAAGAGGCCGGGGCCGATGGCATCACGGCCCACCTTCGGGAGGACCGCCGTCACATTTCGGACGCGGATATCGAAGGGTTGATGGAGGTGCTGAACGTGCCTTTGAATTTTGAAATGGCCGCCACAGAAGAGATGCAAAAGATAGCTTTGCGCCACAAGCCTCACGCGGTTTGCCTTGTGCCTGAGAAGCGGGAAGAACGCACCACTGAAGGCGGGCTGGAAGTTGCGCGAGAAGAAAATCGGCTGGCGCATTTCATCGCGCCGCTGCGTGAGGCAGGCAGCAGGGTTAGTATTTTTATTGCTGCAGACCAGCGCCAGATCGAAGCTGCGAACCGGATCGGTGCCGAAATAATTGAGCTGCACACCGGAGCCTACTGCGACGCTTTTGCCGAAGGGAATTGGACTGAGGCGCAAAAGGAGCTGAAGCGACTTGCGGAGATGTCGACATTTGCTGATGAACTGGGTTTGGAGGTGCATGCAGGTCACGGGCTGACGTACGACACGGTGTCGCCTGTCGCGGCATTTCCCGAAGTGCGAGAGCTGAACATCGGGCATTTCCTGATTGGTGAGGCAATTTTCCTTGGGCTTGAGCCGGCGATCAAAGAGATGCGCCAGCTGATGGATTTGGCGCGCGAAGACCTATGA
- the era gene encoding GTPase Era, with translation MSKRAGFVALIGEPNAGKSTLLNRVVGAKVSIVTHKVQTTRARIRGVAMADQSQIVFVDTPGLFQPRRRLDRAMVAAAWGGASDADVVVLLIEANRGMTEGVERILEGLDEIGKGRKVALAINKIDRVDAPVLLGLSEKMNARYEFEETFMISAERGHGVDALRDWLAGQLPEGPWLYPEDQIADLPMRMIAAEMTREKLTLRLHQELPYQLTVETEGWEERKDGTARIDQLIYVIRDGHKGIVLGHKGETIKAVSKAAREEIEEFLGRRVHLFLQVKVRPNWLDEAERYTEMGLDFKDGNS, from the coding sequence ATGAGCAAACGCGCGGGTTTCGTCGCCCTTATCGGAGAGCCGAACGCCGGCAAATCCACCCTGCTTAACCGTGTGGTTGGTGCCAAAGTCAGCATTGTGACCCACAAGGTTCAAACGACGCGCGCACGCATTCGCGGCGTCGCGATGGCCGATCAAAGCCAGATCGTTTTCGTGGACACACCGGGCTTGTTTCAGCCACGCCGTCGTTTGGACCGGGCAATGGTTGCTGCTGCGTGGGGCGGTGCGTCGGACGCTGATGTGGTGGTCCTGTTGATCGAAGCTAACCGTGGCATGACCGAAGGCGTTGAGCGCATCCTTGAAGGGTTGGACGAGATTGGTAAGGGCCGCAAAGTAGCCTTGGCGATCAATAAGATCGACCGTGTGGATGCCCCGGTATTGCTTGGCCTTAGCGAAAAGATGAACGCCCGCTATGAGTTTGAAGAGACCTTTATGATCTCTGCAGAGCGCGGCCACGGTGTGGACGCGTTGCGCGACTGGCTGGCGGGGCAGCTGCCCGAGGGCCCGTGGCTTTATCCCGAAGACCAAATCGCAGACTTGCCGATGCGGATGATTGCGGCGGAAATGACTCGCGAAAAACTGACCCTACGCTTGCATCAGGAATTGCCGTATCAGCTGACCGTTGAGACGGAAGGCTGGGAAGAACGCAAGGACGGAACCGCACGGATTGATCAGTTGATCTATGTCATTCGCGACGGGCACAAAGGGATCGTGCTTGGCCACAAAGGCGAGACGATCAAGGCTGTCAGTAAAGCTGCACGCGAAGAGATTGAAGAGTTTCTAGGTCGTCGGGTTCATCTGTTTTTGCAGGTTAAAGTGCGGCCAAATTGGCTAGATGAAGCGGAACGCTACACCGAAATGGGGCTAGATTTCAAAGATGGTAATAGCTGA
- the acpS gene encoding holo-ACP synthase, with the protein MILGIGTDLANIERIQGTLDRFGDRFRNRVFTQTEQRKAERRKDVAGTYAKRWAAKEACSKALGTGLRMGISWRDMAVSNLRTGQPVMEVTGWAAERLAQMTPEGHEAVIHVTLTDDHPWAQAFVVIEARLLPAAPP; encoded by the coding sequence ATGATCCTCGGAATCGGCACGGATCTGGCGAATATTGAACGTATTCAGGGTACGCTTGACCGCTTTGGCGACAGGTTTCGGAACCGCGTTTTCACACAAACTGAACAGCGCAAAGCGGAGCGCCGCAAGGATGTCGCCGGCACTTACGCCAAACGCTGGGCCGCCAAGGAAGCGTGCTCCAAAGCGTTGGGAACAGGCTTGCGCATGGGGATCAGTTGGCGGGACATGGCGGTAAGCAATCTGCGCACGGGTCAGCCGGTGATGGAGGTCACAGGTTGGGCCGCAGAACGGTTGGCGCAGATGACCCCTGAAGGGCACGAGGCCGTCATTCATGTGACGTTGACGGATGATCATCCTTGGGCGCAGGCCTTTGTGGTGATCGAAGCACGGCTGTTGCCTGCCGCCCCGCCTTGA
- the rnc gene encoding ribonuclease III: MKLSAELKAFEGRLGYKFTSPALLNQAITHASVSSPNRDDNQRLEFLGDRVLGLVMAEALLELDPGAAEGLLAPRFNALVRKETCADVARDVDIGAVLRLGRSEMLSGGRRKLALLGDATEAVIAAVYLDGGFDASKALILRLWGDRIASVEEDARDPKTALQEWAQARGFAPPTYDTTGREGPDHAPVFTITVTIDNGDAAHATAGSKRAAEQAAAMTLLTQLETET, from the coding sequence GTGAAACTGTCTGCGGAACTTAAAGCCTTTGAGGGCCGATTGGGGTATAAATTCACCTCTCCGGCATTGCTGAACCAAGCGATCACCCACGCGTCGGTTTCATCGCCCAATCGAGATGACAATCAACGGCTTGAGTTTCTTGGTGACCGGGTGCTGGGGTTGGTAATGGCCGAAGCATTGCTGGAACTGGATCCGGGTGCTGCGGAAGGCCTGCTTGCCCCGCGCTTCAACGCGCTGGTACGCAAAGAAACCTGCGCAGATGTGGCACGTGACGTTGATATCGGAGCGGTGTTGCGGCTGGGTCGGTCAGAGATGTTGTCGGGTGGCCGGCGCAAGCTGGCTTTGCTGGGCGACGCAACCGAAGCGGTCATTGCCGCTGTTTACCTAGACGGTGGCTTTGATGCCTCCAAAGCGTTGATCCTGAGGCTTTGGGGAGATCGGATTGCCTCTGTCGAAGAGGACGCGCGCGATCCAAAAACTGCGTTGCAAGAATGGGCGCAGGCACGTGGGTTTGCGCCACCTACCTATGATACAACGGGGCGTGAAGGGCCGGATCACGCGCCGGTTTTCACAATTACGGTAACGATCGATAATGGCGACGCGGCACATGCCACCGCCGGATCGAAACGCGCCGCCGAACAGGCTGCAGCGATGACGCTGTTGACGCAATTGGAGACAGAGACATGA
- a CDS encoding helix-turn-helix transcriptional regulator: MLIDHAADLELATTTDQLWAGAVKVFASLGFDHAIYLSVDSDFENPFVCSTMTGLYDETPAKDDPFLIYACDRYEILNLGAEFIAGHPYVSDADRAFVERAAQQGFRAGLGLPMRLKGSERFGGFLLGNALDRVTFLERITPRAEEIRLFCMIIHRRIEELAEPENTTDASKPRHALVPEPLPQGFDVLTPREAEVLLLLAQGHTRKRTAHVCGLSVHTVSDYAKHGYKKLGVSNRAQVAALLFGQSQA; the protein is encoded by the coding sequence TTGTTAATTGATCACGCCGCTGACCTAGAACTGGCTACAACAACAGATCAGCTTTGGGCCGGCGCTGTAAAAGTATTCGCGAGTCTGGGCTTTGATCACGCCATCTATCTGAGCGTAGATTCAGATTTTGAAAACCCGTTTGTATGCAGCACGATGACAGGCTTGTACGACGAAACCCCCGCCAAAGATGATCCTTTTTTGATCTATGCTTGTGATCGATACGAGATTCTGAATCTCGGGGCCGAATTCATCGCCGGGCACCCTTATGTCTCTGACGCCGATCGTGCTTTTGTTGAGCGCGCCGCCCAACAGGGTTTTCGCGCTGGCTTGGGCCTGCCAATGCGGCTTAAGGGGTCTGAGCGTTTCGGTGGCTTTCTCTTAGGGAATGCGCTCGATCGCGTCACGTTTCTGGAGCGTATCACCCCGCGCGCTGAAGAAATCCGGCTCTTTTGCATGATCATCCACCGCCGCATTGAAGAGCTGGCCGAACCTGAAAATACGACGGATGCCAGTAAGCCGCGCCACGCATTGGTCCCCGAACCGTTGCCGCAAGGCTTTGATGTGCTCACGCCACGCGAAGCCGAGGTTCTTTTGTTGCTGGCCCAAGGTCATACCCGCAAGCGTACGGCCCATGTCTGCGGGCTGTCGGTGCACACAGTTTCGGACTACGCTAAGCATGGTTACAAGAAACTCGGTGTGAGCAACCGCGCGCAAGTGGCGGCACTGCTCTTTGGGCAAAGCCAAGCCTAA